One window of Dehalobacterium formicoaceticum genomic DNA carries:
- a CDS encoding TusE/DsrC/DsvC family sulfur relay protein, with the protein MAFIDFNGQQVEVDEDGFIADPEVWTKELAEFLAKDEGVDEMSEEHWTLVNYINDYYKQFGIAPMIRKIVKSTGISNAKIYELFPSGPAKGACRVAGLPKPTGCV; encoded by the coding sequence ATGGCATTTATTGATTTTAACGGCCAACAAGTAGAAGTGGATGAGGACGGCTTTATCGCTGATCCGGAGGTCTGGACCAAGGAATTAGCTGAGTTTTTGGCAAAAGATGAAGGCGTTGATGAAATGTCGGAAGAGCATTGGACATTGGTTAATTATATCAACGATTATTACAAACAGTTTGGGATCGCTCCTATGATCCGCAAAATTGTCAAGTCAACCGGTATCAGTAATGCAAAAATTTACGAATTGTTCCCCAGCGGCCCTGCAAAAGGTGCTTGCCGCGTGGCCGGGTTACCCAAACCTACCGGTTGCGTATAA